In Halobacteriovorax sp. HLS, one DNA window encodes the following:
- a CDS encoding HPF/RaiA family ribosome-associated protein has translation MKCTISFRNLEHTDALDQKINEKSKKLEKFLGPDAKVEWVCWVENSDQFAEVKVNDGKNKFIAKANSNSLYSSLDLVLGKITSQIGHKH, from the coding sequence ATGAAATGTACTATATCTTTTAGAAACTTAGAACACACTGATGCTCTTGATCAAAAAATAAATGAAAAATCAAAGAAACTTGAAAAGTTCCTAGGACCGGATGCAAAAGTTGAATGGGTTTGTTGGGTTGAAAATTCTGACCAATTTGCAGAAGTAAAAGTGAATGACGGAAAGAATAAATTCATAGCTAAGGCCAACTCAAATAGCCTATATAGCTCCCTAGACTTAGTTCTTGGTAAAATTACAAGTCAAATAGGACATAAGCATTAA
- a CDS encoding MotA/TolQ/ExbB proton channel family protein: protein MKISDKFIHLTKALTYSIGFTFLMSVGHHMTEAKIPKRLFILFGGDFFNGGYIQLLTYIAFFWSLLEIFHMLKNIAKENKSFKKKLLPTEERHLILPSQINEIYLKASELSLEKKSLLFEMVKKACLKFRATKSIPEMIEIISIQTEINKEISESDQSNIKYLTWVIPSIGFVGTVLGISQALMIANSGDMNLITATLGVAFDTTLISLILSIIVMWYYHELMKETDYLHANLKSYIIENLINRIEIE from the coding sequence TTGAAAATTAGTGATAAATTTATTCATCTTACTAAGGCACTCACCTATTCTATAGGATTCACTTTTCTCATGTCAGTCGGTCATCATATGACCGAGGCCAAAATACCAAAAAGACTATTTATTCTATTTGGAGGAGACTTCTTCAATGGTGGATACATTCAACTTCTTACATATATAGCATTTTTTTGGTCATTACTTGAAATATTTCATATGCTGAAAAATATTGCCAAAGAAAATAAATCTTTTAAAAAGAAGTTACTTCCAACTGAAGAAAGACACCTAATCCTACCTTCACAAATAAATGAAATCTATCTGAAGGCCTCAGAACTATCTCTAGAAAAGAAATCCCTTCTCTTTGAAATGGTAAAAAAAGCATGCTTAAAGTTTAGAGCAACAAAATCAATTCCTGAAATGATAGAGATTATTTCAATACAAACAGAAATCAATAAAGAAATCTCAGAATCCGATCAGTCAAATATTAAATATCTGACATGGGTTATTCCATCTATTGGTTTTGTGGGTACTGTACTTGGTATTTCCCAGGCCCTAATGATCGCAAATAGTGGTGATATGAATCTCATAACTGCGACTCTAGGTGTAGCTTTTGATACTACTCTCATTAGTCTAATCTTAAGCATTATTGTTATGTGGTATTATCATGAACTCATGAAAGAAACTGACTATCTTCATGCAAATCTTAAAAGTTATATTATTGAAAATTTAATCAATAGAATTGAAATCGAATAA
- a CDS encoding ABC transporter ATP-binding protein — MNIISAQNLKKYYGKDLALDDVSLHVKAGSVFALLGPNGAGKTTFVKSLLGLVRLKSGELLLNGKNVNDFTSRSGVAYLPEKFSFDTNYSVRGCVSFFGQMNGLSSSELEQRIDRALDLVGITDIASKKLDAISKGQLQRTGIATLLVSENSLLILDEPFSGLDPIGMIELKKLLAKLSSDESMTIFINSHILSEMDQICDSFAILNKGKIAAFGSKEELLQGSSLEQFFEKTIMGLA; from the coding sequence ATGAATATTATTAGTGCACAGAATTTAAAAAAATATTATGGAAAAGATCTTGCTCTTGATGATGTTAGTTTACATGTTAAGGCAGGTTCAGTCTTTGCTCTTCTTGGTCCTAATGGTGCAGGTAAGACAACTTTTGTAAAATCTCTACTTGGTCTGGTTAGGTTAAAGTCTGGGGAGTTACTTTTGAATGGTAAGAATGTGAATGATTTTACTTCTCGTTCTGGTGTAGCCTATCTGCCTGAAAAATTTTCTTTTGATACAAATTATTCAGTAAGAGGTTGTGTTTCATTTTTTGGGCAAATGAATGGTCTAAGTTCTTCGGAGCTAGAACAGAGAATCGATAGGGCCCTTGATCTCGTTGGGATTACAGATATTGCTTCTAAGAAGCTTGATGCGATCTCAAAAGGACAACTACAGAGAACTGGAATAGCGACATTATTAGTTTCTGAAAATTCCCTTTTAATTTTAGATGAGCCCTTTTCAGGACTTGATCCAATTGGAATGATCGAATTAAAAAAGCTACTTGCTAAGCTTTCTAGTGATGAGTCTATGACTATATTTATAAACTCTCATATTCTCTCTGAGATGGATCAAATCTGTGATTCTTTCGCTATTTTAAATAAAGGAAAAATAGCAGCTTTTGGGTCAAAAGAAGAGTTACTTCAAGGTAGCAGCCTAGAGCAGTTCTTTGAAAAAACAATCATGGGGTTAGCGTGA
- a CDS encoding DEAD/DEAH box helicase — MISKVVSFSNKCAYYFDKDIKKEGEEIFSQNLLRVFDAKGISLKAYTLGNTTHNPQLEWVELKSYLAIKTKCDCRRYKITESCAHLWSLILSAENDSFSSKAKNLSKIEFISSFEKELDLPIVEAQFSQDIQQRETLDHLSKAIEVDHNDIKLISSIEDNKERSLYFRLFPNYEMQTGFLRIEFVIDDKSLVLTDSVIRDLKSEDRAIVEILRRLNSVQSKTYWSRKKIKTKGSYCEIPVESLDILLPSIVAKGLVTQDHGRLEFNPKEKLICHNKLDHTNSWKFIPYFKFYKTTVTIDEITLINNLSLAIYNGRIIKIEYRGLKAFVSEYKKGKTEFKKESLSNEDIQNFVHKYPQLSKIDLPKELKITKKKVSPIIKMSLDLSAGVQGVVLWAQFTSAFNEQWHSPLSPMPLKQDDNRFIIEKDEDKEIEIYEKLSHILNIRVNHKDFTRKVKIETDNFNETITKLIEIGVEVFAKNKRVSVPNTSNISLKTKDDWFEVKSSIEFDEESLYTPQILALAKSGQNLVPLKNGTLGLLPEEWLRKHLHLEYLADQKDERFLIAKDHSLYLDLLFEEKLLKTDRPQYSELISKLKKIKQAPSVVVPKTFKGVLRDYQQDGVNWLNFLDELGLGGCLADEMGLGKTVQILAHLERLRTLKRSKHLIVVPKSLTYNWLRECEKFCPKIKVKVYEGTKEQRASLLKKKFDLLICTYGIIRNDIHDLKEIEFDTIILDEAQHIKNENSRTARSVLLLNARQRFIATGTPVENSLAELFSLFKFLSPTIFGQKKISRENLTDGNESVVTNILKGLRPLILRRLKSDVLKDLPEKTESILQVQLSAEQRKIYQDLKDHYRSKLMDKVEKFGIKKSKIHILEALLRLRQAACHPGLINPTYKDSKSAKLDALMEKLNIISKTGEKTLVFSQFTQFLKLLEARLIKEGIKYSYLDGQTNNRQSVVDDFKQSDEKVVFLISLKAGGYGLNLTEANYCFLLDPWWNPAVEGQAIDRIHRIGQFKKVFAYKLLSENTIEEKIIILQNKKRKLMDDLLYSNDSVIKDIDSSDLTFLFS, encoded by the coding sequence ATGATATCAAAAGTTGTGAGTTTTTCTAATAAATGTGCATATTACTTTGATAAAGATATCAAAAAAGAAGGAGAGGAGATTTTTAGCCAAAACCTCCTTAGAGTTTTTGATGCCAAAGGTATTTCTCTTAAGGCCTATACTTTAGGTAATACCACTCATAACCCCCAACTAGAGTGGGTCGAGCTTAAATCTTACTTAGCAATCAAAACAAAATGCGACTGTCGACGATACAAAATAACCGAGTCGTGCGCTCACCTATGGTCACTCATCTTATCGGCAGAAAACGACTCGTTCTCTTCTAAGGCAAAAAATCTCTCCAAAATAGAATTCATTAGTAGTTTTGAAAAAGAGTTAGATCTACCAATTGTTGAGGCCCAATTTTCACAAGATATTCAGCAAAGAGAAACACTAGATCACTTATCAAAAGCAATTGAAGTAGATCACAATGATATTAAACTTATTTCTTCCATTGAAGACAATAAAGAAAGAAGCCTATACTTCAGATTATTTCCAAATTATGAAATGCAAACTGGCTTTCTTCGAATTGAGTTTGTTATTGATGATAAATCTCTAGTCCTAACTGATTCTGTAATAAGAGATTTAAAGAGTGAAGACAGAGCGATTGTGGAGATTTTAAGAAGATTAAACTCAGTACAATCTAAGACTTATTGGTCTCGAAAAAAAATTAAAACGAAGGGTTCCTACTGTGAGATCCCTGTTGAGAGTTTAGATATACTTCTACCAAGTATTGTCGCTAAAGGACTTGTGACTCAAGATCATGGAAGACTAGAGTTTAATCCCAAAGAAAAACTTATCTGCCATAATAAACTAGATCATACTAATTCTTGGAAATTTATCCCCTACTTTAAGTTCTATAAAACAACTGTCACAATCGATGAAATCACCTTAATTAATAACTTATCTCTAGCAATCTATAATGGTCGCATAATCAAGATTGAGTACCGTGGCCTTAAGGCATTTGTTAGTGAATACAAAAAAGGTAAAACAGAGTTTAAAAAAGAATCCTTATCCAATGAGGATATTCAAAACTTTGTTCATAAATACCCTCAACTCTCAAAAATAGATCTCCCTAAAGAACTGAAGATTACTAAGAAGAAGGTATCTCCAATCATTAAAATGAGTCTAGATCTTTCGGCCGGTGTCCAAGGAGTAGTGCTTTGGGCCCAATTCACCAGTGCCTTTAATGAACAGTGGCACTCTCCTCTCAGTCCTATGCCTCTAAAGCAGGATGATAATCGTTTTATTATAGAGAAGGATGAAGATAAAGAGATCGAAATTTATGAGAAATTATCTCACATTCTTAACATCAGAGTTAACCATAAAGACTTTACTAGAAAGGTTAAAATTGAAACAGACAACTTCAATGAAACCATCACAAAGCTAATTGAAATAGGTGTCGAAGTTTTTGCAAAGAATAAGAGAGTCTCTGTTCCAAATACTTCCAATATTTCGCTTAAGACAAAAGATGACTGGTTTGAAGTAAAATCATCTATCGAGTTTGATGAAGAGAGCTTATATACTCCACAAATTCTCGCCCTTGCCAAAAGTGGTCAAAACCTCGTTCCTCTTAAAAATGGAACCTTGGGCCTACTTCCAGAGGAATGGCTGAGAAAGCATCTTCATCTTGAGTATCTGGCAGATCAAAAAGATGAAAGATTTCTGATTGCCAAGGATCACTCGCTCTACTTAGATTTATTATTTGAAGAGAAACTACTTAAAACAGATAGACCTCAATATAGTGAGCTTATCTCAAAGTTAAAGAAAATAAAGCAAGCTCCATCTGTAGTGGTACCTAAAACATTCAAAGGCGTTCTTAGGGATTATCAACAAGATGGAGTGAATTGGTTAAACTTCCTAGACGAGCTAGGTCTAGGCGGATGCTTAGCGGATGAAATGGGTCTTGGTAAGACCGTACAGATTCTCGCTCATTTAGAAAGACTAAGAACACTCAAAAGATCGAAACACCTAATTGTTGTCCCAAAATCTCTTACCTATAACTGGCTTAGAGAATGTGAAAAATTTTGTCCCAAAATAAAAGTAAAAGTCTATGAAGGAACAAAAGAGCAAAGGGCCAGTCTTTTAAAAAAGAAGTTCGACTTACTTATTTGTACTTATGGAATCATTCGAAATGATATTCACGATTTAAAAGAAATTGAATTTGATACGATTATTTTAGACGAAGCACAACATATTAAAAATGAGAACTCCAGAACGGCAAGGTCTGTTCTACTATTAAATGCTAGGCAAAGGTTTATTGCAACCGGTACCCCTGTAGAAAATAGCCTCGCCGAGCTATTTAGCTTATTTAAATTCTTATCTCCTACAATATTTGGTCAAAAGAAAATATCCAGAGAAAACCTAACCGATGGAAATGAGTCAGTCGTTACCAACATTCTAAAGGGACTTAGACCACTCATCCTTAGAAGATTAAAGTCTGACGTTCTTAAAGATTTACCCGAAAAGACAGAATCTATCCTACAAGTGCAACTTAGCGCAGAACAAAGAAAGATCTACCAAGACTTAAAAGATCACTATCGTAGTAAGTTAATGGATAAGGTCGAAAAGTTTGGTATAAAGAAGAGTAAAATTCATATTTTAGAAGCACTACTTAGGCTTCGACAAGCGGCCTGTCACCCAGGTCTTATCAATCCAACTTATAAGGATAGTAAGAGTGCAAAATTGGATGCGCTAATGGAGAAGTTGAATATTATTTCTAAAACTGGTGAAAAGACACTCGTATTCAGTCAATTTACACAATTCCTAAAGCTACTCGAGGCAAGACTGATAAAAGAAGGCATCAAGTACAGCTATCTCGACGGTCAGACGAATAATCGACAGAGCGTTGTTGATGACTTTAAACAAAGTGACGAAAAAGTAGTATTTCTCATTTCTCTAAAGGCCGGTGGTTATGGGCTAAATCTAACTGAGGCCAATTACTGTTTTCTACTCGATCCTTGGTGGAACCCTGCTGTAGAAGGGCAGGCCATTGATAGAATACATAGAATTGGGCAATTCAAGAAAGTCTTTGCCTACAAACTACTTAGTGAAAATACCATAGAAGAAAAGATTATCATCCTTCAGAATAAGAAGAGAAAACTAATGGATGACTTACTATATTCTAATGACTCGGTGATTAAGGATATCGACTCATCGGACTTAACGTTCCTATTTTCATAA
- a CDS encoding DUF2914 domain-containing protein, producing the protein MKISQTVLGLKKNYPHLITAVVFLSGFLFDIFTIGRVDDFLNLVSHLIYLCLSIYLFTKLNTTFEHKRLLFLNNYLNDIFHFLAGGLLSAFTIFFILSSSITQSFIFILFILALLVLNEAEVFQKSSDWVKLLLLQFCITSFFIIYLPVTFKVTGTIIFIFAVLISSLPMPLFLKKISNESYNHSILSSVFITLAFTVMYICNFIPPVPLSVKEIGVYHNVEKVENVYKLYSETSRLKFWSQGDQDFEARENDKVYVYARIFAPKGFNEKIYVQWEKWDGDWKKSDKIALDISGGNSWGYKAYSYKKNYTEGIWRAKIINESDKELGRINFQITKSNENTPRQWHIATKK; encoded by the coding sequence ATGAAAATATCACAAACTGTCCTAGGCCTCAAAAAGAACTATCCTCACTTAATAACTGCTGTTGTTTTTCTATCAGGATTTCTTTTCGATATTTTTACAATTGGTAGAGTCGATGACTTCCTAAATCTAGTGAGTCATTTGATTTATCTGTGCTTGAGTATTTATCTTTTTACAAAACTAAATACAACCTTTGAACATAAGAGACTTCTTTTTTTAAATAATTATTTAAATGATATTTTTCACTTCTTAGCTGGAGGTCTTCTTAGCGCCTTTACTATCTTCTTCATCTTGAGTAGTTCAATAACTCAATCTTTTATTTTTATACTATTTATTTTGGCCTTACTTGTTCTCAATGAAGCAGAAGTTTTCCAAAAGAGCAGTGACTGGGTAAAACTTCTTTTATTGCAGTTTTGCATTACTTCATTTTTTATAATCTACTTACCAGTAACATTTAAAGTGACGGGAACAATCATCTTCATTTTTGCCGTATTAATTTCATCACTACCAATGCCTCTTTTTTTAAAGAAAATAAGTAATGAATCATATAACCATTCAATCCTGTCTTCTGTTTTTATAACCCTCGCATTTACCGTTATGTATATTTGTAACTTCATTCCACCAGTTCCACTTAGTGTCAAAGAGATAGGTGTTTATCATAATGTTGAAAAGGTCGAGAATGTCTATAAGCTCTACAGCGAGACGAGCAGGCTAAAATTTTGGTCTCAAGGAGATCAAGACTTTGAAGCAAGAGAGAACGACAAAGTTTATGTCTATGCGAGAATTTTCGCTCCAAAAGGATTCAATGAGAAGATTTATGTCCAATGGGAAAAGTGGGATGGAGACTGGAAAAAAAGTGATAAGATTGCCCTAGATATATCTGGAGGCAATAGCTGGGGCTACAAGGCCTATTCCTATAAGAAGAATTACACTGAAGGAATATGGAGAGCTAAAATTATTAATGAAAGCGACAAGGAACTTGGGCGCATAAATTTTCAAATTACTAAAAGCAATGAAAACACTCCTAGGCAGTGGCATATTGCTACAAAGAAATAG
- a CDS encoding VWA domain-containing protein, whose protein sequence is MAKRREINIFSISFLDLLSGALGAVIILFVAIPKAKDIEPKKLAPPSQDVKMIAKNQALKGEVEQLKAQVLELEKKIENTVAEKKKELEKIVEKKEAKPSETSTANGVQDVDVGFKFKGKNIVFLIDVSGSMVQGGRIGQVKAGLKMLITSMSKDYKIDVIHFPGKNGNAYYAHWTFLQNLASDQKEEVYKFLENLRPRGKTPTRSALRYALSRYSEATDIVVLSDGSPTIDGGKGYDDIQNILDEVKATNTRGVRISAIGVGALFLSNQNSNRYKFLHGLAKDNNGFFFGF, encoded by the coding sequence ATGGCAAAACGTCGAGAAATTAATATTTTCAGCATCTCCTTTCTTGATTTACTATCAGGGGCACTTGGAGCTGTTATTATTCTATTTGTAGCAATACCGAAAGCGAAAGATATAGAACCGAAGAAGCTCGCTCCCCCTTCTCAAGATGTTAAGATGATAGCAAAGAATCAGGCATTAAAAGGTGAAGTCGAACAGCTTAAAGCACAAGTCCTAGAACTAGAGAAAAAAATAGAAAATACTGTAGCAGAGAAAAAGAAAGAGCTTGAAAAGATAGTAGAGAAAAAAGAAGCTAAGCCAAGTGAAACATCTACGGCCAATGGTGTTCAAGATGTTGACGTAGGCTTTAAATTTAAAGGAAAGAATATTGTATTCTTAATAGATGTCTCAGGCTCAATGGTTCAAGGTGGAAGAATTGGACAAGTAAAAGCAGGTTTAAAAATGCTTATTACTTCAATGTCAAAAGACTATAAAATCGATGTTATTCACTTTCCAGGAAAAAATGGTAATGCTTACTATGCTCACTGGACTTTTCTACAAAACCTAGCATCTGATCAAAAAGAAGAGGTCTATAAGTTTCTAGAAAACTTGAGGCCAAGAGGAAAGACACCTACTAGGAGTGCCTTAAGATACGCCCTGTCTCGCTACAGTGAAGCGACTGACATTGTTGTTCTATCAGATGGCTCACCTACAATTGATGGTGGAAAAGGATATGATGATATTCAAAATATACTAGATGAAGTAAAAGCAACAAATACTAGAGGTGTTAGAATTAGTGCCATCGGTGTTGGGGCACTATTCTTATCCAATCAAAACAGTAATCGCTACAAGTTCCTTCATGGCCTTGCCAAAGACAATAATGGCTTCTTCTTTGGCTTCTAA
- the yciA gene encoding acyl-CoA thioester hydrolase YciA → MNTKEQINGELSLRTLAMPGDTNPNGDIFGGWLMSQMDIAGSIYAMKRCGGRVVTVAVDSMVFHAPVNVGDIVCCYADTVKVGNTSIAIKIEVYIVKRFKDERSKVTEAVFTYVHINDEGRPIKIGSQE, encoded by the coding sequence ATGAATACAAAAGAACAAATAAATGGTGAATTATCACTGAGAACGCTAGCTATGCCTGGGGATACTAACCCGAATGGTGATATATTTGGTGGTTGGCTTATGTCCCAAATGGATATTGCTGGTAGTATCTATGCTATGAAGCGATGCGGCGGAAGAGTCGTTACAGTGGCCGTTGACTCAATGGTCTTTCATGCTCCAGTTAATGTTGGTGATATTGTTTGCTGCTATGCTGATACGGTTAAAGTTGGAAATACTTCTATAGCAATTAAGATTGAAGTTTATATTGTAAAAAGGTTTAAAGATGAAAGGTCAAAAGTGACAGAAGCCGTCTTCACTTATGTTCATATTAACGATGAAGGACGACCAATTAAAATAGGGTCGCAGGAGTAA
- a CDS encoding glycerophosphodiester phosphodiesterase family protein encodes MRADTVILGHRGAKGERPENTILGIRYALELGVKAIEIDIHLSKDNRLVVIHDDTVDRTTNSQGVVKEMSSSELRELDAGMGEKIPFLEEVLELLNEFSFTLFIEVKSLGCEKLLVELISSSEIDLYSKVIVKSFNHRIVKKIKELDPKIRTACLIYGLPINAVNIIEDARADGISISTSTVDQALVDLCKHNNYKVTVWNVNELSELAHFVEMGVDFIGTDFPSSVNLD; translated from the coding sequence ATGAGAGCTGATACCGTTATTTTAGGCCACCGTGGAGCTAAGGGTGAAAGACCAGAGAATACGATTTTAGGAATTCGTTATGCTCTTGAACTCGGTGTTAAAGCAATAGAAATAGATATCCATCTTTCAAAAGATAATCGCTTAGTTGTTATTCATGACGATACAGTGGATCGAACGACAAATTCACAAGGGGTCGTTAAAGAGATGTCTAGCTCTGAGCTAAGAGAGCTAGATGCTGGAATGGGTGAGAAGATACCTTTTTTAGAAGAGGTATTAGAGCTACTCAACGAGTTTAGTTTTACACTATTTATTGAAGTAAAGTCTCTTGGTTGTGAAAAGCTCTTAGTAGAGCTCATCTCGTCAAGTGAAATAGACCTTTACTCCAAAGTCATTGTGAAGTCTTTCAATCATAGAATCGTTAAAAAGATTAAAGAACTTGATCCTAAAATTAGAACTGCTTGTTTGATTTATGGACTTCCGATAAATGCTGTAAATATAATTGAAGATGCAAGAGCTGATGGTATTTCAATATCCACTTCAACAGTTGATCAGGCCTTAGTGGACCTTTGCAAACACAATAACTACAAAGTCACAGTATGGAATGTAAATGAGTTAAGTGAGTTAGCTCACTTTGTTGAAATGGGTGTCGATTTTATAGGAACGGACTTTCCATCAAGTGTTAATCTTGATTAA
- a CDS encoding sensor histidine kinase → MKLLANETSNEESWKYKVAQIGLGFASLILFLRFISDMALIGTGVSSNYITLLASALYSGLFFLVKKTRSYNTPVFFGIVCAFPIIFLKAEMTGGLNSPIMSWFPVLPIISTFILSKKQTYITASLSIFTIALLTSKVFGPIFDFEIVELPAFSKVVMYCSIVTLSTFICLIHEEKRKKMLSQIERQKLNMLSSSRYTELGEIAAGIAHEINNPLTVLRVKAKKIKNNCQEGVRLEEIENSADKILLMTERIHKIIKSMKNLSKNPFEESVIRKEKYSDILDNVTTLCEAKVKYSNIVLEFNKTNQQVMNSLIPSQLGHVFLNLINNACDAIGQKKEKWIRINASIEGKSIHFTITDSGNGIEGDDQDKIFNPFYTSKDVGQGTGLGLSISRNIIESLGGSFYLDTNNQNTSFKITIPYEEYDQKDPSLAA, encoded by the coding sequence ATGAAACTACTCGCAAATGAAACATCAAATGAAGAGAGCTGGAAATACAAAGTTGCCCAAATTGGGCTAGGCTTTGCTAGTTTAATTCTCTTTCTAAGGTTCATCAGCGATATGGCCTTAATTGGTACTGGTGTTAGTTCAAATTATATCACTCTTTTGGCCAGTGCTTTATATAGTGGATTATTTTTTCTAGTAAAGAAAACTCGCTCCTACAATACTCCAGTATTCTTTGGAATTGTCTGTGCCTTTCCAATTATATTTCTTAAGGCAGAAATGACAGGAGGCCTTAACTCTCCTATTATGTCATGGTTTCCTGTACTGCCGATTATTTCAACTTTTATACTATCAAAGAAACAAACTTACATAACTGCAAGTTTATCTATTTTTACAATTGCTCTACTTACTTCAAAAGTTTTTGGTCCAATTTTTGACTTTGAAATAGTTGAACTCCCCGCTTTTTCAAAGGTAGTAATGTACTGCTCTATAGTCACACTCAGTACTTTCATCTGCCTAATACATGAAGAAAAAAGAAAGAAAATGCTCTCTCAAATAGAGAGACAGAAGTTAAATATGCTTAGCTCATCTCGCTACACGGAACTTGGAGAAATTGCCGCAGGAATTGCTCATGAGATCAATAATCCATTAACTGTACTTAGAGTAAAGGCCAAGAAGATAAAGAATAATTGCCAAGAAGGTGTACGGCTAGAAGAAATAGAAAACTCAGCTGATAAAATTCTTTTAATGACAGAACGTATTCACAAGATCATCAAGTCGATGAAGAATCTATCTAAAAATCCATTTGAAGAATCAGTAATAAGAAAAGAAAAGTATAGTGACATTCTGGATAATGTAACGACTCTATGTGAAGCTAAAGTGAAGTACTCAAATATCGTTTTAGAGTTTAATAAAACTAATCAACAAGTAATGAACTCATTAATCCCTTCCCAACTAGGCCACGTATTTCTAAATCTGATCAACAACGCTTGCGATGCAATCGGTCAGAAAAAGGAGAAATGGATAAGAATAAATGCTTCTATTGAGGGAAAATCCATACACTTTACGATTACTGATAGCGGAAATGGTATTGAAGGCGATGACCAAGATAAAATATTCAACCCATTTTACACGAGCAAAGATGTCGGGCAAGGAACTGGACTTGGTTTAAGCATTAGTCGAAATATTATCGAGTCTCTCGGTGGTAGCTTCTACTTAGACACTAATAATCAAAATACAAGCTTTAAGATTACCATTCCATATGAAGAGTACGATCAAAAGGACCCATCTCTAGCCGCATAA
- a CDS encoding acetyl-CoA C-acetyltransferase, protein MSEIKKVCIIAGSRIPFCRSGSAYMGLSNKQLMTTAMKSLVEKLSLQGKEVGEVSLGAVSKHAADFSLARECVIESGLSFSTPAFDIQKACGTSLEAAIILGNKIALGQIDCAIAGGVDTNSDVPIEFQKKFSDRLLKLNGAKTFQQKLSAFKGFSPKELLPKLPAIKEPRTGKSMGQSCEDMAKTWNISRFEQDKLAYDSHQNAQKAYDEGFYDDLITECAGIKKDNIVRAETTLEKFNSLRTAFDKSDKGTLSAGNSSPLSDGASCVFLCSEDYAKENNLNVMAYLSYSQSAAVNYVDDEGLLMAPAYAVPKLLKQAGLTLQDFDFYEIHEAFAAQVLCTMKAWESEDFCKTKLGLDGALGEIDRSKLNVKGGSVALGHPFAATGARIITSLAKMLEQSNGTRGLISVCTAGGMGVTAIIER, encoded by the coding sequence GTGTCTGAAATTAAAAAGGTTTGTATCATTGCCGGTTCTCGAATTCCATTTTGTAGAAGTGGTTCGGCCTATATGGGGCTATCGAATAAGCAATTAATGACAACTGCGATGAAGAGTTTGGTCGAAAAGTTATCACTACAAGGTAAGGAAGTTGGAGAAGTATCACTTGGCGCCGTTTCTAAGCATGCCGCGGATTTTTCTCTCGCTCGTGAATGTGTTATTGAAAGTGGTCTATCTTTTAGTACTCCGGCCTTTGATATTCAAAAGGCCTGTGGAACTTCTCTAGAGGCCGCAATCATTTTAGGAAATAAAATTGCTCTGGGGCAAATCGATTGTGCTATTGCAGGTGGAGTTGATACTAATAGCGATGTTCCAATTGAGTTTCAGAAGAAATTCTCAGACCGTCTGTTAAAGCTTAATGGTGCTAAAACTTTTCAACAAAAACTTTCAGCGTTTAAGGGGTTTTCTCCAAAAGAGCTTTTACCGAAATTACCAGCAATTAAGGAACCAAGAACTGGAAAGTCGATGGGACAAAGTTGTGAAGATATGGCGAAGACTTGGAATATTTCTCGCTTTGAACAAGATAAGCTTGCTTATGATTCACATCAAAATGCTCAGAAGGCCTATGATGAAGGTTTCTATGATGATCTTATTACTGAGTGTGCAGGAATTAAGAAAGATAATATTGTTCGCGCAGAGACGACTTTAGAAAAATTTAATTCACTAAGAACAGCATTTGATAAATCTGATAAAGGAACCTTGAGCGCGGGTAATAGTTCTCCGCTTTCAGATGGCGCATCTTGTGTTTTTCTATGTAGCGAAGATTACGCGAAAGAAAATAACCTAAACGTTATGGCATATTTATCATATTCACAATCTGCAGCAGTAAACTATGTTGATGATGAAGGTCTTTTGATGGCGCCGGCCTATGCTGTACCTAAGCTATTAAAGCAAGCAGGTCTTACTCTTCAAGACTTTGATTTTTATGAAATTCATGAAGCTTTTGCTGCTCAGGTTCTATGTACTATGAAAGCATGGGAGAGTGAGGATTTTTGTAAAACAAAACTTGGACTTGATGGTGCTCTTGGAGAAATTGATCGTTCTAAGCTCAATGTCAAAGGTGGAAGTGTTGCTCTAGGGCATCCATTTGCAGCGACTGGGGCGAGGATTATAACTTCCTTAGCAAAAATGTTAGAACAGAGTAATGGTACTCGAGGTCTCATTTCTGTATGTACAGCAGGTGGTATGGGTGTGACTGCAATTATTGAAAGATAA